A region from the Mya arenaria isolate MELC-2E11 chromosome 2, ASM2691426v1 genome encodes:
- the LOC128209500 gene encoding patched domain-containing protein 3-like isoform X3: MMLGFAGVTAAVLGIVASFGLVSASGMSFVSIVGNSPFLILGIGVDDMFILLSGLVTAGFSDSSEQRFGTMMRHSGVAITITSLTNIIAFGCGASSTFKSVRNFCVYTGVAVIFCYINQASFFSAWIALNEKRIEQRKHVVLCCKSTKSKTQSKQERASKMTIFCCAGQKPSEEKDIDSFLERFPKWVLPKIVKPLAMKIIILFAFAAYLGVAIWGVINLKQGLAISNLVSKESYFFKFNKWEVDYFSEHIPIMFVVDNKVTYSSAKVQNEIQNLLNAASSNEFMTNTTISWLDAYTSSIFYNDTNEASFIVGIYSFLLDPINSRFEHDIKISEDNQTIVASRFYVFTITIADSQDSGKMMTDMRKIANDEKKLSVIVFAPSFIFYEQYVEILPQTVQTLGMSLGAVFLVTLFFMPHPLLLFYILITMVMIITGIIGFMHHWGLTLSSITMIHLIMSVGFSIDYTAHICHAFMVADGQTREERAQLALKTAGAPIFNGAISSLIGIIMLSIAKSYIFQSFFQVMFLVIAFGLFHSVLFLPVILSFIGPNKSKSKTQNIGRVSLHELPMTHPNSISKENSTRYSIANVEPWRDLPPPSPVQNRDELYNIDKTSSDHSVASNVSKRDIPMRMRQTTPVTVIYTGKEGDTRLLYL, from the exons GAATCGGTGTAGACGACATGTTTATATTACTATCTGGTCTGGTTACTGCTGGATTTTCCGACTCCTCGGAACAACGATTTGGAACAATGATGAGGCATAGTGGAGTAGCAATAACAATCACATCACTGACTAACATCATTGCATTCGGATGCGGCGCTTCTTCTACGTTCAAAAGTGTTCGAAACTTTTGTGTGTATACAG GCGTTGCAGTGATCTTCTGCTACATAAACCAAGCAAGTTTCTTTTCGGCATGGATTGCTTTGAACGAAAAGCGGATTGAACAAAGAAAACACGTTGTTCTTTGCTGTAAGTCAACAAAGTCAAAGACACAGTCCAAACAGGAGAGAGCATCAAAGATGACAATATTTTGCTGTGCAGGTCAGAAACCGTCAGAGGAAAAAGACATTGATAGCTTCTTGGAACGTTTTCCAAAATGGGTTCTCCCTAAAATAGTAAAGCCCTtagcaatgaaaataataattttgtttgcttttgcTGCTTACTTAGGAGTAGCTATTTGGGGCGTTATCAATTTGAAGCAAGGTCTTGCGATTAGTAATCTCGTTTCTAAAGAATCATATTTCTTCAAATTTAACAAATGGGAGGTAGACTACTTTTCTGAACATATACCGATCATGTTCGTCGTCGACAATAAAGTAACCTATTCTTCAGCGAAagtacaaaatgaaattcagaaTCTCTTAAATGCCGCGTCTTCTAATGAGTTTATGACAAACACGACCATTTCCTGGTTAGATGCATACACatcttcaatattttataacgaTACCAATGAAGCATCTTTCATAGTTGGTATTTATTCTTTTCTCTTAGATCCGATTAATTCCCGTTTTGAGCATGACATTAAGATATCAGAAGACAACCAAACTATTGTTGCATCTCGCTTCTATGTGTTCACCATTACTATTGCTGATTCTCAAGATTCGGGGAAAATGATGACAGATATGAGAAAAATTGCAAATGACGAAAAGAAATTGTCGGTTATTGTTTTTGCCCCATCGTTTATTTTCTATGAACAGTATGTAGAAATTTTGCCTCAAACAGTGCAGACACTTGGAATGTCTCTAGGAGCTGTTTTCCTGGTCACATTGTTCTTTATGCCGCACCCTCTActcttgttttatattctgATCACCATGGTGATGATAATTACTGGAATAATAGGTTTTATGCATCACTGGGGACTGACTCTTAGTTCGATTACAATGATCCATCTAATAATGAGCGTAGGTTTTTCTATTGACTACACAGCACACATATGTCACGCATTTATGGTTGCCGACGGGCAAACGCGTGAAGAAAGAGCACAGCTCGCGTTGAAAACGGCCGGCGCACCAATCTTTAATGGCGCTATTTCCTCTCTAATTGGTATTATTATGCTGTCTATCGCCaagtcatatatatttcaatccttttttcaagttatgtttttGGTAATTGCATTTGGCTTATTTCATTCTGTATTGTTTCTGCCCGTTATATTGTCATTTATTGGGCCAAATAAAAGCAAAAGTAAGACCCAGAATATTGGACGCGTTTCCCTACATGAGTTACCGATGACCCACCCAAACagcatttcaaaagaaaatagtaCCCGTTATTCCATTGCAAATGTTGAACCATGGAGGGATTTACCACCTCCATCGCCGGTACAAAACCGTGATGAACtatataacattgataaaacatcatcTGACCATAGCGTTGCTTCTAATGTAAGTAAACGGGATATCCCGATGCGCATGCGACAGACAACACCCGTGACTGTTATATATACAGGAAAAGAAGGAGATACACGTTTACTTTACTTATGA